In one window of Kitasatospora sp. MMS16-BH015 DNA:
- a CDS encoding oxidoreductase: MQNTTIIDASAAGTWQLGDLTVNRMGFGAMRLTGTAAFDQGTPRDRETSIRVLRRAVELGVNHIDTASFYFSWLRSANELINSALNPYREDLVVVTKVGPGRGPDGTWYLATPEQLRGQVEENLRQLGRDHLDVVNLRRQPSMTSIAEHFGALAELREAGLIRHLGVSNVSTAHLAEAQAIAPVVCVQNKFHLDGGADDAVLRACGEQGIAFVPFYAIAGPRREGGVAAAPAEEQAVTAVAAAHGATPAQVRLAWTLQHGPHVLAIPGTGDPAHLAENVAAASLSLTPEDLTLLGTLA, encoded by the coding sequence TTGCAGAACACCACCATCATCGACGCCTCGGCCGCCGGGACTTGGCAGCTGGGGGATCTGACGGTGAACCGGATGGGCTTCGGGGCGATGCGGCTGACCGGGACGGCCGCCTTCGACCAGGGGACGCCGCGGGATCGGGAGACCTCGATCCGGGTGCTGCGGCGCGCGGTGGAGCTGGGGGTCAACCACATCGACACGGCCTCGTTCTACTTCTCCTGGCTGCGCTCGGCCAACGAGCTGATCAACAGCGCGCTCAACCCGTACCGGGAGGACCTGGTGGTGGTCACCAAGGTCGGGCCCGGGCGCGGGCCGGACGGGACCTGGTACCTGGCCACGCCGGAGCAGCTGCGCGGGCAGGTCGAGGAGAACCTGCGCCAGCTCGGCCGCGACCACCTGGACGTGGTGAACCTGCGGCGGCAGCCCTCGATGACCTCGATCGCCGAGCACTTCGGCGCGCTCGCCGAGCTCCGGGAGGCCGGGCTGATCCGGCACCTGGGCGTCTCCAACGTCAGCACCGCCCACCTGGCCGAGGCGCAGGCCATCGCCCCGGTGGTGTGCGTGCAGAACAAGTTCCACCTGGACGGCGGGGCCGACGACGCCGTGCTGCGCGCCTGCGGCGAGCAGGGCATCGCCTTCGTGCCGTTCTACGCGATCGCCGGCCCGCGCCGCGAGGGCGGGGTGGCGGCCGCCCCGGCCGAGGAGCAGGCTGTGACCGCCGTGGCCGCCGCCCACGGCGCCACCCCGGCCCAGGTGCGGCTCGCCTGGACCCTCCAGCACGGCCCGCACGTGCTGGCCATCCCCGGCACCGGCGACCCCGCCCACCTGGCGGAGAACGTGGCCGCCGCCTCGCTCAGCCTCACCCCGGAGGACCTGACCCTGCTCGGCACCCTGGCCTGA
- a CDS encoding amidase: MEPLIHPVPLRTGHPEEPGYVDRLCTRIDRVDPVVQAFVPEPGRYGRLTAEAAGLVRATALATAGPGPLYGVPVGVKDVIHVDGLPTHGGSALPPGVLTGPEGTAVRRLRAAGALVAGKTTTAEFAVLAPGPTRNPYDLAHTPGGSSSGSAVAVATGLVPLALGTQTVGSMIRPAAYCGVVAYRPGLGRMPVDGVILHAPSLDTLGVFTAELAGAELAAALLCDSWTPVTDPGRPPVLGVPEGPYLDRTHPTARAVFEQQLRALAELGVTVRRVPVMAGFEEVVRDLRTIIRYELAQGHADWFARFGQLYRAETVNAIRLGREFDAADHAAALRARDLFRQQLADTTAAAGLDLWVAPAAPSTAPAGLETTGDAVMSLPWSFAGLPALALPAGRSPEGLPYGLQLIAPAGADERLLALARPLEGTLDRTWPC; encoded by the coding sequence ATGGAGCCCCTGATCCACCCCGTACCGCTGCGGACCGGACACCCCGAGGAGCCCGGGTACGTCGACCGGCTCTGCACCCGGATCGACCGGGTCGACCCGGTGGTCCAGGCGTTCGTGCCCGAGCCCGGCCGGTACGGGCGGCTCACCGCCGAGGCGGCCGGGCTGGTCCGGGCCACCGCGCTCGCCACGGCCGGGCCCGGGCCGCTCTACGGGGTGCCGGTCGGGGTCAAGGACGTGATCCACGTCGACGGGCTGCCCACCCACGGCGGCTCCGCGCTGCCGCCCGGCGTGCTCACCGGCCCGGAGGGCACGGCGGTGCGGCGGCTGCGGGCGGCGGGGGCACTGGTGGCGGGCAAGACCACCACCGCCGAGTTCGCGGTGCTCGCCCCGGGCCCGACCCGCAACCCGTACGACCTGGCCCACACCCCCGGCGGTTCGAGCAGCGGCTCGGCCGTGGCCGTGGCCACCGGGCTGGTGCCGCTGGCGCTCGGCACCCAGACCGTCGGCTCGATGATCCGCCCGGCCGCGTACTGCGGCGTGGTCGCCTACCGGCCGGGCCTCGGCCGGATGCCGGTGGACGGGGTGATCCTGCATGCGCCCAGCCTGGACACCCTCGGCGTCTTCACCGCCGAACTGGCCGGCGCCGAGCTGGCTGCGGCCCTGCTCTGCGACAGCTGGACCCCGGTGACCGACCCCGGCCGCCCGCCGGTGCTCGGCGTGCCCGAGGGACCGTACCTGGACCGGACCCACCCGACCGCGCGGGCCGTCTTCGAGCAGCAGCTGCGGGCGCTGGCCGAGCTCGGGGTGACGGTCCGGCGGGTGCCGGTGATGGCGGGCTTCGAGGAGGTGGTCCGGGACCTGCGGACGATCATCCGGTACGAGCTGGCCCAGGGGCACGCCGACTGGTTCGCCCGGTTCGGGCAGCTCTACCGGGCGGAGACGGTCAACGCGATCCGGTTGGGGCGGGAGTTCGACGCGGCCGACCACGCGGCCGCCCTGCGGGCCCGCGACCTTTTCCGGCAGCAGCTGGCCGACACCACGGCCGCGGCCGGCCTCGACCTCTGGGTGGCCCCGGCGGCCCCGAGCACCGCCCCGGCCGGCCTGGAGACCACCGGCGACGCCGTGATGTCGCTGCCCTGGAGCTTCGCCGGCCTGCCCGCCCTCGCCCTGCCCGCCGGCCGCAGCCCCGAGGGCCTCCCGTACGGCCTCCAACTCATCGCCCCGGCCGGGGCCGACGAGCGCCTGCTCGCCCTGGCCCGCCCGCTCGAAGGCACCCTCGACCGCACCTGGCCCTGCTGA
- a CDS encoding protein phosphatase 2C domain-containing protein, whose product MQVQLAGEPQKPGRTSEDYAAASPEALVLLDGSSTPDDLESGCRHGTAWYVRRLGAHLLARLTDRADRSIAECLADAIVETAALHGGRCDLGHPGTPAATVVAARLHGSALEYLVLGDSMLVLQYRDESVRPIGDNQRFAAGDELRRQVWATVPGSAERAELHRRYTLAVRAARNTGRGPWIAAATPRAAPHAETGFARLDELRAVAALTDGAARWTDRFGLGSWSDALHLLAEAGPAALIGQVRAAERTDPHCERWPRGKAHDDAAALYALI is encoded by the coding sequence ATGCAGGTACAGCTCGCGGGCGAACCGCAGAAGCCGGGCAGGACGAGCGAGGACTACGCCGCGGCCTCCCCGGAGGCGTTGGTGCTGCTGGACGGGTCGAGCACGCCGGACGACCTGGAGTCGGGCTGTCGGCACGGCACCGCCTGGTACGTCCGCAGACTGGGCGCCCACCTGCTGGCCCGGCTGACCGACCGGGCCGACCGCTCGATCGCGGAGTGCCTGGCGGACGCCATCGTCGAGACGGCCGCGCTGCACGGCGGCCGCTGCGACCTCGGCCACCCCGGCACCCCGGCCGCGACGGTGGTCGCGGCCAGGCTGCACGGGAGCGCGCTGGAGTACCTGGTGCTCGGCGACTCGATGCTGGTGCTCCAGTACCGGGACGAGTCCGTCCGGCCGATCGGCGACAACCAGCGCTTCGCGGCCGGGGACGAGCTGCGCCGGCAGGTCTGGGCGACGGTGCCCGGCTCGGCGGAGCGGGCCGAGCTGCACCGGCGGTACACCCTGGCCGTCCGCGCGGCCCGCAACACCGGCCGGGGCCCGTGGATCGCCGCCGCCACCCCGAGGGCGGCCCCGCACGCCGAGACCGGCTTCGCCCGGCTCGACGAGCTGCGCGCGGTGGCCGCCCTCACCGACGGCGCGGCCCGCTGGACGGACCGGTTCGGCCTGGGCAGCTGGTCCGACGCCCTCCACCTGCTCGCCGAGGCGGGCCCGGCCGCCCTGATCGGCCAGGTCCGGGCCGCCGAACGGACCGACCCGCACTGCGAGCGCTGGCCGCGCGGCAAGGCCCACGACGACGCGGCGGCGCTCTACGCACTGATCTGA
- a CDS encoding glycosyltransferase translates to MRILLAPMSDPGFLFPALAVGRELRRRGHQVTVAGRPGAAGVAEAAGLEFRPIGADEGFDAIRWYREGEAQYRAVREAARATGADALLTSVLCQGALPAAETLGLPVAVLGLATHLWPYASGGEGEPPQRSTREWRQDEMADRYRKLRADLGLAAQDEAAARRALLGDGFLLRGAAALEFPGAVLPEGVHQIGPCWWEPTAPEGELAALDERLARSGKPVVYVHLGRTFDHPSLWSWLARLFTGTPWQAVVELGRTPDLATDPSHRDLHAVRKPWMGPLLDRAELVLTNATTAPVLGALLHRRPLLVAPTGGEQLLLAAACLRAGIAHLLPDSPDSPDSPGGPAELLRAAATDPSVRARIDSLGRSMTDRQSAFQAADFVEKIAR, encoded by the coding sequence GTGCGCATCCTGCTGGCCCCGATGAGCGACCCGGGCTTTCTCTTCCCCGCCTTGGCCGTGGGCCGGGAGCTCCGCCGCCGCGGCCATCAGGTGACCGTCGCAGGGCGGCCAGGTGCGGCCGGCGTCGCCGAGGCCGCCGGGCTGGAATTCCGTCCGATCGGCGCGGACGAGGGGTTCGACGCCATCCGCTGGTACCGCGAGGGCGAGGCCCAGTACCGGGCCGTGCGCGAGGCGGCCCGGGCCACCGGCGCCGACGCGCTGCTCACCTCCGTGCTCTGCCAGGGCGCACTGCCCGCCGCCGAGACGCTCGGCCTGCCGGTGGCGGTGCTCGGGCTGGCCACCCACCTGTGGCCGTACGCGAGCGGCGGCGAGGGCGAGCCGCCGCAGCGCAGCACCCGCGAGTGGCGGCAGGACGAGATGGCCGACCGGTACCGGAAGTTGCGCGCGGACCTCGGCCTCGCCGCACAGGACGAGGCCGCCGCCCGGCGGGCCCTGCTCGGCGACGGCTTCCTGCTGCGCGGCGCCGCCGCACTGGAGTTCCCCGGCGCCGTACTGCCGGAGGGGGTGCACCAGATCGGCCCCTGCTGGTGGGAACCGACCGCCCCGGAGGGGGAGTTGGCTGCGCTGGACGAACGGCTGGCCCGCAGCGGCAAGCCGGTGGTCTACGTGCACCTCGGCCGCACCTTCGACCACCCCAGCCTCTGGTCCTGGCTGGCCAGGCTGTTCACCGGGACGCCCTGGCAGGCCGTGGTCGAGCTGGGCCGCACCCCCGACCTGGCCACCGACCCCAGCCACCGCGACCTGCACGCGGTGCGCAAGCCCTGGATGGGCCCGCTGCTCGACCGGGCCGAACTGGTGCTGACCAACGCCACCACCGCCCCCGTGCTCGGCGCCCTGCTGCACCGCCGCCCGCTGCTGGTCGCCCCCACCGGCGGCGAACAACTCCTGCTGGCCGCGGCCTGCCTGCGCGCCGGGATCGCCCACCTGCTGCCCGACTCCCCCGACTCCCCGGACTCCCCCGGGGGCCCGGCCGAGCTGCTCCGCGCCGCCGCCACGGACCCGTCCGTCCGGGCGCGGATCGACTCACTGGGACGCAGCATGACGGATCGTCAAAGTGCTTTTCAGGCAGCGGATTTCGTCGAGAAGATCGCCCGATGA
- a CDS encoding DUF2785 domain-containing protein: MTDWKPYLAAPALPPTPALLAELGAALRSPDPVLRDEQAFTLLARWVPESPEAWLRPLGDELADRLTDREIQARSFAALVLARLVRRGMYEERWLTAFRRWYPAEGDLRGHDPELGWLHAVAHGADLLGEFGRCARVAPTAMLELAAARLLAPTAHVFDAMEDDRLGAAIAMTLTRGELTAEESVAWLAPIEADFLAGEPGPVPAYASNAMRTLRVVYLSADLGVRPAGAAAVGVRHPAAVKTGVAGVLRRCAPYLG; the protein is encoded by the coding sequence GTGACCGACTGGAAGCCGTACCTCGCCGCCCCCGCCCTGCCTCCCACCCCCGCGCTGCTGGCCGAGCTCGGCGCGGCCCTCCGCTCGCCGGATCCGGTGCTCCGGGACGAGCAGGCGTTCACGCTCCTCGCCCGGTGGGTCCCGGAGTCGCCGGAGGCGTGGCTGCGTCCGCTGGGTGACGAGCTGGCCGATCGCCTCACGGACCGGGAGATCCAGGCCCGTTCCTTCGCCGCGCTGGTGCTGGCTCGGCTGGTGCGGCGCGGGATGTACGAGGAGCGGTGGCTGACGGCCTTCCGGCGCTGGTACCCGGCGGAGGGCGATCTGCGCGGCCACGACCCGGAGTTGGGCTGGCTGCACGCGGTGGCCCACGGCGCCGATCTGCTGGGGGAGTTCGGCCGGTGCGCGCGGGTGGCGCCCACCGCCATGCTGGAGCTGGCGGCGGCGCGGCTGCTGGCGCCGACGGCGCACGTCTTCGACGCGATGGAGGACGACCGGCTGGGGGCCGCGATCGCCATGACGCTGACCCGGGGCGAGTTGACGGCGGAGGAGTCGGTGGCCTGGCTGGCGCCGATCGAGGCGGACTTCCTGGCGGGGGAGCCCGGGCCGGTGCCCGCGTACGCCTCGAACGCGATGCGGACCTTGCGGGTGGTGTACCTGTCGGCCGACCTCGGGGTCCGGCCGGCCGGGGCGGCGGCGGTCGGGGTGCGGCATCCGGCGGCGGTGAAGACGGGGGTCGCCGGGGTGCTGCGGCGGTGTGCGCCGTACTTGGGCTGA
- a CDS encoding MFS transporter: protein MADGALLRRSGEFRSYWSGFTLSMLGSSVSQLAFPLLVLSLGASTTEAGALATCLLLLGLVTRLPGGALVDRFDVKRLMIGADLVRCLALGSIPLAQAFGVLGYPQLLVVAAVQGVAGSVFGPASSIALRDVVAEADLPEALGKIQLSTATTGLLGPFLGGWLFVQWSMLPFLADSASFLASVLLVGRLRLPYRQPAARTGADGRESALAGVKWMLGQRSLLRALLFAATFNVIGTGLTLPLVVSLRQAGASGTSIGAVTAGLGVGSVLGALAATRITRLLSPGQLLVLVGFVWSAGFAVLITVPGPWVTGLVLVAVGLLGPPCSIVVQRAILVLTPRDLMGRVIGAQGLLLRGLPALGPIAIGAVLQGYGVRSAWLAMTLACLVTTLLTAGPLLRDRTLASVSAEPSDQQDADDDASSALRPDSAVETGA from the coding sequence ATGGCCGACGGCGCACTGCTACGCCGCTCCGGGGAGTTCCGCAGCTACTGGTCGGGCTTCACGCTCTCGATGCTCGGCTCCTCGGTGTCCCAGCTGGCCTTCCCGCTGCTGGTGCTCTCGCTCGGGGCCAGCACCACCGAGGCCGGCGCCCTGGCCACCTGCCTGCTGCTGCTCGGCCTGGTGACCCGGCTGCCGGGCGGGGCGCTGGTCGACCGCTTCGACGTGAAGCGGCTGATGATCGGCGCCGACCTGGTCCGCTGCCTGGCCCTGGGCAGCATCCCGCTGGCCCAGGCCTTCGGCGTGCTGGGCTACCCGCAGCTGCTGGTGGTCGCCGCCGTCCAGGGCGTGGCCGGCTCGGTGTTCGGACCGGCCAGCAGCATCGCCCTGCGGGACGTGGTGGCGGAGGCCGACCTGCCCGAGGCGCTGGGCAAGATCCAGCTCTCCACCGCCACCACCGGGCTGCTCGGCCCCTTCCTCGGCGGCTGGCTCTTCGTGCAGTGGTCGATGCTGCCCTTCCTCGCCGACTCGGCCTCCTTCCTCGCCTCCGTCCTGCTGGTCGGCCGCCTGCGACTGCCGTACCGGCAGCCGGCCGCCCGCACCGGGGCCGACGGCCGGGAGTCCGCCCTGGCGGGCGTGAAGTGGATGCTCGGCCAGCGTTCGCTGCTGCGCGCGCTGCTCTTCGCGGCGACCTTCAACGTGATCGGCACCGGCCTCACCCTCCCCCTGGTGGTCTCGCTGCGGCAGGCCGGCGCGAGCGGCACCTCGATCGGTGCCGTGACGGCCGGGCTCGGCGTGGGCTCCGTGCTCGGCGCCCTCGCCGCGACCAGGATCACCAGACTGCTCTCCCCCGGCCAACTCCTGGTCCTGGTGGGCTTCGTGTGGTCCGCCGGGTTCGCCGTACTGATCACCGTGCCGGGCCCCTGGGTGACCGGCCTCGTCCTGGTCGCCGTCGGCCTGCTGGGCCCGCCGTGCAGCATCGTGGTGCAGCGCGCGATCCTGGTGCTGACGCCCCGCGACCTGATGGGCCGGGTGATCGGCGCCCAGGGCCTGCTGCTGCGCGGCCTGCCCGCACTCGGACCGATCGCCATCGGCGCCGTGCTCCAGGGGTACGGGGTGCGCAGCGCCTGGCTCGCCATGACCCTCGCCTGCCTGGTGACCACGCTGCTGACGGCCGGCCCCCTGCTGCGCGACCGCACCCTGGCATCCGTCTCGGCAGAGCCGAGCGATCAGCAGGACGCCGATGATGACGCATCGTCAGCATTGCGCCCGGACAGCGCAGTCGAGACCGGAGCCTGA
- a CDS encoding DUF5302 domain-containing protein: MSSEAVVPEENEGGSAAGGGEQDDQKAKFLAALARKQGGHKDAAGGAGGDSKIHGTHAAAGAKRNFRRKSGG, encoded by the coding sequence ATGAGCAGCGAAGCAGTCGTACCCGAGGAGAACGAGGGCGGGTCGGCCGCCGGCGGCGGGGAACAGGACGACCAGAAGGCCAAGTTCCTGGCCGCGCTGGCCCGCAAGCAGGGCGGCCACAAGGACGCCGCCGGTGGCGCGGGGGGCGATTCCAAGATCCACGGCACCCACGCGGCCGCCGGTGCCAAGCGCAACTTCCGCCGCAAGAGCGGCGGCTGA
- a CDS encoding BTAD domain-containing putative transcriptional regulator, translated as MTPRRPGEAIARLTVLGPLSLRTARGESPLGPMKQRLVLAMLLCHANSPVTVPALIEALWEGSPPRTARKNLQVYVSTLRHLLTEAGLTDRISLHSSGYQLDLTEQECDLLRFHHLIRAARAAAEHDSPAAVARLLREALDLWQGPPLAELHDSQAVAEEAERLAQRYAPVYEDWAETELSLGHPARVAETVGDLVERHPERERLRAVQMRALSQLGRQTEALAAYEQFRLYLAADFGLAPSPALAAQYGSVLAGAPAAPPTAPAPVAAAHRLPPDQAEFTGRSEELDFLQRSLDPEAGPAQPRLVVLTGPAGVGKTATAVHLAHRLADRYPDGRVLVRLRDDQGRARPLRTVLAELAQAAGRTPPNGRAPYRAGSGSDCTAGHRAWLEHHRVLLVLDDAPGEAQVRPLLPAGGRSAVLVTSRGQLAGLPDARRWSLGPLPAADASRLLGRIIGPDRIAGDPRAAERIIEAVGRLPLALRVCGQKLAVLRHLPLGEYATRLEDGTRVLDELSAGDLAVRPYLGRCWRELPAARRRSLRLLCTLPADGFSLTQAAAALGDAPDTARAELERLMDAGIITPPDHEVTAHALWYELPRLLGAFAREQTTPA; from the coding sequence ATGACACCTCGCCGACCGGGCGAAGCCATCGCCCGGCTCACCGTGCTCGGCCCGCTCAGCCTGCGGACGGCCCGTGGCGAGTCACCGCTGGGGCCGATGAAGCAGCGCCTGGTGCTCGCGATGCTGCTCTGCCACGCCAACTCCCCGGTCACCGTGCCCGCCCTGATCGAGGCGCTCTGGGAGGGCTCGCCGCCCCGGACGGCCCGCAAGAACCTCCAGGTGTACGTCTCCACCCTGCGCCACCTGCTCACCGAGGCCGGGCTGACCGACCGGATCAGCCTGCACAGCAGCGGCTACCAGCTTGACCTCACCGAGCAGGAGTGCGACCTACTCCGCTTCCACCACCTGATCCGGGCCGCCCGGGCGGCGGCCGAGCACGACAGCCCCGCCGCGGTGGCCCGGCTGCTGCGCGAGGCCCTCGACCTCTGGCAGGGGCCGCCGCTCGCCGAGCTGCACGACTCCCAGGCCGTGGCCGAGGAGGCCGAACGCCTGGCCCAGCGGTACGCGCCGGTCTACGAGGACTGGGCGGAGACCGAGTTGAGCCTCGGGCACCCCGCGCGGGTGGCCGAGACGGTCGGCGATCTGGTCGAACGGCACCCGGAGCGCGAGCGGCTGCGCGCCGTCCAGATGCGAGCGCTCTCCCAACTCGGCCGCCAGACCGAGGCACTGGCCGCGTACGAGCAGTTCCGGCTCTACCTGGCGGCCGACTTCGGCCTGGCCCCCAGCCCGGCGCTGGCCGCCCAGTACGGCTCCGTCCTGGCCGGCGCCCCCGCCGCGCCGCCCACCGCCCCCGCACCCGTGGCCGCCGCCCACCGACTGCCGCCCGACCAGGCGGAGTTCACCGGCCGCTCGGAGGAACTCGACTTCCTACAGCGCTCGTTGGACCCGGAGGCCGGCCCCGCCCAGCCCCGGCTGGTGGTGCTGACCGGCCCGGCCGGGGTCGGCAAGACGGCCACCGCCGTACACCTCGCCCACCGGCTGGCCGACCGGTACCCCGACGGCCGCGTCCTGGTACGGCTGCGGGACGACCAGGGGCGGGCCCGGCCGCTGCGCACCGTCCTCGCCGAACTCGCCCAGGCGGCCGGCCGCACCCCGCCGAACGGCCGGGCGCCCTACCGGGCCGGCTCCGGCAGCGACTGCACCGCCGGCCACCGGGCCTGGTTGGAGCACCACCGGGTGCTGCTGGTGCTGGACGACGCGCCGGGCGAGGCCCAGGTGCGGCCGCTGCTGCCGGCCGGCGGCCGCAGCGCCGTCCTGGTCACCTCCCGCGGCCAGCTGGCCGGCCTGCCCGACGCCCGCCGCTGGAGCCTCGGCCCGCTGCCCGCCGCGGACGCCTCCCGGCTGCTCGGCCGGATCATCGGCCCCGACCGGATCGCGGGCGACCCGAGGGCCGCCGAGCGGATCATCGAGGCGGTCGGGCGGCTGCCGCTGGCCCTGCGGGTCTGCGGGCAGAAGCTGGCCGTGCTGCGGCACCTCCCGCTGGGCGAGTACGCGACCCGTCTGGAGGACGGCACCCGGGTCCTCGACGAGCTCTCGGCCGGCGACCTCGCCGTCCGCCCGTACCTCGGCCGATGTTGGCGCGAACTGCCCGCCGCCCGCCGCCGCTCGCTCCGCCTGCTCTGCACCCTGCCGGCCGACGGCTTCTCCCTCACCCAGGCCGCCGCCGCCCTCGGCGACGCCCCCGACACCGCCCGCGCCGAACTCGAACGCCTGATGGACGCGGGCATCATCACCCCACCCGACCACGAGGTCACCGCCCACGCCCTCTGGTACGAACTCCCCCGCCTCCTGGGCGCCTTCGCCCGCGAACAGACCACCCCGGCCTGA